A DNA window from Paenibacillus sp. HWE-109 contains the following coding sequences:
- a CDS encoding helix-turn-helix domain-containing protein, whose protein sequence is MNRNEENAHHLTARRVAHMIKDQFNLIHISEVMNELDVSRSTIDRWRKTKQLPSMKIGKEIYFDKNEVVRWYRQFGQVRQAAPSLTANQTLTIGYTTVSTHMWSPLIIKEFGLLEEELRRISPKNRIEIKWHQAKDGMELVKGMIAGTIHLATFGDYALSVSHTISRLLPDFRPILLAAGGKSAEGNGFGMVVPTSLNLKNISELATLPIATTFRTNAEFRLKKMLESYHMTELNIIHRSIEESMQSLHQGKLSASIMWEPFLSLAHHQRVGKSIFDKELGLGFMASVVADEGWAHAHEDLVVAYLKAHLLANRLMREQPNKAAKFFSLETGFPEEVIHRSISQIRWDAALYQSDLTRLSYFDSTRQTDIAYNIAYLRIAAQELKLPTLPVHPIAGAWQQDHYY, encoded by the coding sequence ATGAACAGAAATGAAGAAAATGCCCATCATTTGACAGCTAGGAGGGTTGCCCACATGATCAAAGATCAATTTAATTTAATCCATATCAGTGAAGTCATGAATGAATTGGATGTCAGCCGCTCCACCATAGATCGCTGGCGGAAGACCAAACAACTCCCCAGTATGAAGATCGGGAAAGAAATCTATTTTGACAAGAACGAAGTGGTCCGCTGGTACAGGCAGTTCGGTCAGGTTCGACAAGCGGCTCCTAGCCTGACTGCCAACCAGACCCTCACCATCGGATACACGACGGTCTCAACCCATATGTGGAGTCCGCTCATCATCAAGGAGTTTGGACTTTTGGAAGAAGAATTAAGACGCATCAGCCCCAAGAATCGGATTGAAATCAAATGGCACCAAGCCAAGGATGGCATGGAGCTCGTGAAAGGTATGATTGCCGGCACCATTCATCTGGCTACTTTCGGCGATTACGCCCTCTCTGTCAGCCATACCATCAGTCGGCTGCTGCCGGACTTCCGTCCCATTCTGCTCGCTGCTGGCGGCAAGTCCGCGGAAGGCAACGGGTTCGGGATGGTCGTCCCTACGAGCCTGAACCTGAAAAACATCTCCGAGCTGGCCACGCTGCCCATTGCGACGACTTTCCGCACCAACGCGGAGTTTCGACTGAAGAAGATGCTCGAATCCTACCATATGACCGAGCTCAACATTATTCATCGTTCCATCGAAGAAAGCATGCAGAGCCTGCACCAGGGCAAATTGAGCGCTTCGATTATGTGGGAGCCGTTCCTCAGCCTGGCGCATCATCAGCGTGTTGGCAAATCCATTTTTGACAAAGAACTGGGGCTTGGTTTCATGGCAAGCGTCGTCGCCGACGAAGGCTGGGCCCATGCCCATGAGGACTTGGTCGTTGCCTACTTGAAAGCCCACCTGCTGGCGAACCGGCTCATGCGGGAACAGCCTAACAAAGCAGCCAAGTTCTTCAGCCTGGAAACCGGATTTCCCGAAGAAGTCATCCACCGCTCCATTTCCCAGATTAGATGGGATGCGGCGCTCTACCAATCAGATCTCACTCGTCTGAGTTATTTTGACTCGACCCGGCAGACAGATATTGCATATAACATCGCCTATCTCCGTATCGCTGCTCAGGAGTTAAAGCTTCCGACGCTTCCCGTCCATCCGATCGCTGGCGCTTGGCAGCAGGATCATTATTATTAA
- a CDS encoding NtaA/DmoA family FMN-dependent monooxygenase (This protein belongs to a clade of FMN-dependent monooxygenases, within a broader family of flavin-dependent oxidoreductases, the luciferase-like monooxygenase (LMM) family, some of whose members use coenzyme F420 rather than FMN.): MGTRRGQLHLALSVQGAGYYPGSWRHPEVKARQLHEPDYFYRIAQLAERGKFDLLYLDRTSIAAQLRATGTEPGLLLEPFTLLGALASVTAHIGLGAAISTSVTEPFAAARQLAALDHLSGGRIAWLASATDWQEPHRRYGGPPELSAAERQERRQEFIEVAERLWDSWEDSAVIIDKASGRYIDSEKVHLIHHTGPHFRVRGPLSIPRPPQRYPVRLGLSSDQGNVNSVDAEILFSSRPTIRAAADFYAKLGKQREFSGHSPGNRKVLTTLSPILGRTEEEARQKAAELRGLVDPHAALALLSDLLEVDLAAYPLDGPLPVIPALRAAMEAVEITASTLRELTGSVLELTGTHVFVGTPKQLADWMEAWYQAYGSDGFHLQFPLLESGLTAFVQDVIPELQRRGLFRTAYTAATLREQAGLTSTDNERISKGV, from the coding sequence ATGGGGACAAGAAGAGGGCAGCTGCATCTGGCGTTGTCGGTACAGGGTGCCGGGTATTATCCGGGGAGTTGGCGTCATCCGGAAGTCAAAGCAAGGCAATTGCATGAACCGGACTATTTCTACCGTATCGCACAGCTGGCAGAGCGGGGGAAGTTCGATCTGCTATACCTGGATCGCACTTCCATTGCCGCGCAGCTTCGTGCCACCGGCACGGAGCCGGGGCTGCTGCTCGAGCCTTTCACTTTGCTGGGGGCGCTAGCGTCAGTGACTGCGCACATCGGGCTTGGCGCAGCGATATCGACTTCGGTGACGGAGCCGTTCGCGGCTGCCCGCCAGTTGGCTGCGCTCGACCATCTGAGCGGCGGGCGAATAGCGTGGCTCGCCAGCGCCACGGACTGGCAGGAGCCGCACCGCCGCTATGGTGGTCCGCCTGAGTTGTCGGCTGCCGAGCGTCAAGAGCGCCGTCAGGAGTTCATTGAAGTCGCAGAGCGTCTATGGGACAGCTGGGAGGACAGTGCCGTTATCATTGATAAGGCATCAGGCCGATACATCGACTCGGAGAAGGTGCATCTCATCCACCACACAGGTCCCCACTTTCGGGTGCGCGGTCCGCTAAGTATACCTAGACCGCCGCAAAGGTACCCTGTTCGTCTTGGTCTGAGCAGCGACCAGGGGAACGTGAACAGCGTTGATGCGGAGATTCTTTTCAGTTCCAGGCCAACTATCAGGGCTGCTGCTGATTTCTATGCCAAGCTGGGTAAACAGCGGGAATTCTCCGGGCATTCGCCAGGCAATAGGAAAGTGCTGACGACGCTCTCGCCGATTCTCGGCAGGACGGAGGAGGAAGCGCGTCAGAAAGCGGCAGAATTGAGAGGTCTTGTCGATCCCCATGCGGCGCTTGCGCTGCTGTCTGATTTGTTGGAGGTGGATTTGGCAGCCTATCCGCTGGATGGCCCGCTGCCTGTGATCCCCGCCTTGAGGGCTGCAATGGAAGCAGTGGAGATCACAGCTTCAACGCTGCGCGAACTTACGGGTAGTGTGCTGGAATTAACCGGTACCCATGTCTTTGTAGGAACACCGAAGCAGCTGGCAGATTGGATGGAGGCTTGGTATCAAGCGTACGGAAGCGACGGCTTTCATCTCCAGTTCCCGCTGCTTGAGAGCGGTCTTACGGCATTCGTCCAGGACGTTATTCCTGAGCTGCAGCGGCGCGGGCTTTTCCGAACAGCCTATACAGCGGCAACTCTGAGGGAGCAGGCAGGGCTAACATCGACAGATAACGAGCGAATCAGCAAGGGGGTTTAA
- a CDS encoding LLM class flavin-dependent oxidoreductase, which produces MATTKKQLHLGVFLLNAGQHTGGWRHPETQAERLLDISFYQDFARLSERGKFDTILILEQIAIGEQNERVAEERSIPTLDTLTLLSVMAAVTERIGLTATLSTTYNDPYHVAARFATLDHLSRGRAGWNMVTSQDPRIASQFSKDAHMDHTLRYQRANEFVEVAMKLWDSWEVDALVANREAGIYLDPAKVHDIDHSDTHFSFSGSSYIPRPVQGHPVLFQAGSSGSGLQFAARKAEVVFTAQDNLHDAQRYYANLKGMLEPYGRDAAKFHILPGLAPILGSTEREAKERQVYFNELVLPEIAVRNLSGTIDVDLSSYPLDGPFPYWEIDAEANNSKKSRLQLLKDLGQREKWTVRQMSQHVISAGGHHTFAGTPEQLADLMESWIDQAACDGFTIMPSHYLRGLEEFVEQVIPILQKRGRYRIEYTGHTLREHLGLTSPANRWSKVQASASL; this is translated from the coding sequence ATGGCAACAACCAAAAAACAACTGCACCTCGGCGTCTTCCTTCTCAATGCCGGTCAGCATACAGGCGGATGGCGCCACCCGGAAACGCAGGCAGAGCGGCTGTTGGATATTTCTTTTTATCAGGATTTCGCCAGACTGTCAGAGCGGGGGAAATTCGATACGATTCTAATACTGGAACAGATCGCTATTGGGGAGCAGAACGAGCGAGTCGCGGAGGAACGCTCCATCCCTACGCTGGATACGCTGACGCTGCTTTCCGTGATGGCTGCTGTTACGGAGCGGATTGGCCTGACGGCAACACTTTCTACTACGTATAACGATCCGTATCATGTAGCTGCCCGATTCGCCACGCTCGATCATCTGAGCAGAGGCCGTGCGGGCTGGAATATGGTGACTTCGCAAGACCCGCGCATTGCGTCCCAATTCAGCAAGGATGCCCATATGGATCATACGCTGAGGTATCAACGGGCGAATGAATTCGTCGAGGTCGCGATGAAACTCTGGGATAGCTGGGAAGTGGATGCGCTGGTTGCGAACCGGGAAGCGGGCATCTATCTCGATCCTGCCAAAGTGCATGATATCGATCACTCGGATACACATTTCTCCTTCAGCGGCAGTTCCTACATTCCCCGGCCGGTACAAGGTCATCCTGTGCTGTTCCAGGCAGGGTCATCAGGAAGCGGTCTCCAGTTTGCCGCTCGCAAAGCGGAGGTTGTCTTCACCGCACAGGATAATTTGCATGATGCCCAACGCTACTATGCGAACCTGAAGGGGATGCTGGAGCCTTATGGACGCGATGCAGCGAAGTTTCATATTTTGCCTGGACTCGCACCTATTCTTGGATCTACAGAACGTGAAGCCAAGGAGCGGCAGGTTTATTTCAATGAACTGGTGCTGCCCGAAATTGCGGTACGGAACTTGTCCGGCACGATTGACGTCGATTTGTCGTCGTATCCATTGGACGGCCCGTTCCCCTACTGGGAGATCGATGCCGAGGCCAACAACAGCAAGAAGAGCCGCTTGCAGCTATTGAAAGATTTGGGACAGCGCGAGAAATGGACGGTTAGGCAAATGAGTCAGCACGTCATATCAGCTGGCGGCCACCATACTTTCGCTGGAACGCCGGAACAATTAGCTGATTTGATGGAATCATGGATCGATCAGGCTGCTTGCGACGGATTCACGATTATGCCTTCCCACTATCTTCGAGGGTTAGAGGAGTTTGTGGAGCAGGTCATTCCGATATTACAAAAAAGAGGGCGCTACCGCATCGAATACACAGGTCATACCCTGCGTGAACATCTGGGTCTGACTTCCCCGGCCAATCGCTGGTCCAAGGTTCAGGCGTCCGCATCCCTATAA
- a CDS encoding transporter substrate-binding domain-containing protein, which produces MKQPRIHLILAVVLLIILAGCAKAATTKEGAATNAPATTTAPTAKAAPKVVKAALNTVPVPLFSFLDEKNQPAGFIIDYLKELEKKLPEYKFEFESVDNEGQLIGTDTGKYAFAANFWFKNPEREKKYLYPQQEFGYSITGLAVKPDRDDIKTLDDLVGKKLVPMSPVSGFRYILKDYNLKHPGKEIKVEDVDKTTPADDLKLVESGKYDAHLLNINHFEDAVKKLNLNLKIGGVISKEPVYFIFNKNQTELAQKVDAATTELIKDGSLSKLSEKWFKVDVFKSLEFVQQGYKFRKE; this is translated from the coding sequence ATGAAACAACCACGCATTCATCTTATTCTTGCAGTCGTTCTGCTTATTATTTTGGCAGGCTGCGCCAAAGCCGCTACAACCAAAGAAGGGGCAGCCACCAACGCGCCTGCGACGACCACAGCACCAACCGCCAAGGCAGCGCCGAAAGTTGTCAAAGCAGCACTAAACACAGTTCCGGTGCCATTATTCAGCTTTCTGGATGAAAAAAATCAGCCAGCCGGCTTCATCATCGATTATTTGAAGGAATTGGAGAAAAAGCTGCCCGAATATAAATTCGAGTTTGAATCGGTCGACAACGAAGGCCAATTGATCGGGACAGATACGGGTAAATATGCATTTGCCGCTAATTTCTGGTTCAAGAATCCGGAGCGGGAGAAAAAGTATTTGTACCCGCAGCAAGAGTTCGGCTATTCGATTACAGGTTTGGCGGTTAAACCGGATCGAGATGATATCAAAACGCTGGATGATCTGGTCGGCAAGAAATTAGTGCCGATGAGCCCAGTCTCCGGGTTCCGTTATATTCTGAAAGATTACAATCTGAAACACCCGGGCAAGGAAATCAAAGTCGAGGATGTTGACAAGACGACGCCGGCCGATGACTTGAAGCTAGTGGAATCAGGCAAGTACGATGCGCATTTGCTGAACATCAACCATTTCGAAGATGCCGTGAAGAAGTTGAATTTGAACTTGAAGATTGGCGGTGTTATCTCCAAAGAGCCTGTATATTTCATTTTTAATAAAAATCAAACAGAACTTGCCCAGAAGGTAGATGCAGCGACGACAGAACTGATTAAGGATGGCAGTTTGTCGAAACTTTCGGAGAAATGGTTCAAAGTCGATGTATTCAAAAGCTTGGAATTCGTGCAGCAAGGCTATAAGTTCCGTAAGGAATAA
- a CDS encoding amino acid ABC transporter permease produces the protein METTLNLVLRIAQRLPVTLTILLASLLFGLLLGLVIALARIQKNKYLYGLATIYLSFMRCTPTIVQLFLVYYGLPQLLILFGIDVNSWNKMIFAVITFSLHSSAFFSEVIRSSYLAVGSGQQEAAYSIGMTYGQSLRRIILPQAFGIAIPNLGNNVIILLKETSLAFSIGIIDLMGQVQIILGNNYGKNTFQVYILVSLIYWIISILIERGFRIMERNYKKGHISIAG, from the coding sequence GTGGAAACAACGCTGAATTTGGTCCTGCGAATCGCCCAGAGATTGCCTGTCACGCTAACGATTCTGCTGGCCTCTCTCCTGTTCGGCTTATTGCTCGGGTTGGTGATTGCACTCGCCCGTATTCAGAAAAACAAATATCTGTATGGGCTGGCTACGATTTATTTATCTTTCATGCGGTGTACACCGACTATCGTTCAACTGTTTCTCGTGTATTACGGACTGCCGCAGCTGCTGATTTTATTCGGAATTGATGTGAATAGCTGGAATAAAATGATTTTCGCCGTCATCACCTTCTCGCTGCACAGCTCGGCGTTCTTCTCGGAGGTTATTCGCTCATCCTATCTGGCCGTAGGCAGCGGGCAGCAGGAGGCGGCCTACAGCATCGGAATGACTTACGGACAGTCGCTTAGACGGATCATTTTACCCCAGGCATTCGGGATTGCGATTCCTAACCTGGGCAACAACGTCATTATTTTATTAAAAGAAACATCGCTGGCCTTCTCTATCGGAATCATCGACCTTATGGGTCAGGTGCAGATTATTCTGGGGAATAATTATGGCAAAAATACGTTTCAAGTGTATATCCTGGTCTCTCTGATCTACTGGATTATCAGCATTCTCATCGAGAGAGGGTTTCGGATCATGGAAAGAAACTATAAAAAAGGCCATATCAGTATTGCCGGATAA
- a CDS encoding amino acid ABC transporter permease, with the protein MVEFSLAFAIEKFPEVLKGVPSMLFVAIISMLLGTLLGSVIALCRIYKVPVLDKAGVLYVSFIRGTPLLVQLYVVFYGTPLLVDILNEKWGWHIPLQDMSPLAIALLAFTINSAAYQSEVIRGALSHIEIGQMEAAQSIGMTTSQALMRIIAPQAFVTALPNLGNIFINLIKGTSLAFAIKVIEVMAQAKIVAGDGYRYLEMYFDASIIYWVICWGCERLFRWLETRYSRHEKRIAV; encoded by the coding sequence TTGGTCGAATTCAGTTTAGCTTTTGCCATCGAGAAATTCCCAGAGGTATTGAAAGGCGTCCCTTCCATGCTGTTCGTCGCGATCATCTCGATGCTGCTGGGAACTTTGCTGGGCTCCGTTATCGCCTTGTGCCGCATATATAAAGTGCCTGTGCTGGATAAGGCGGGGGTCTTGTATGTCTCCTTCATCCGCGGAACTCCCCTGTTGGTGCAGCTATACGTGGTCTTCTACGGTACGCCGCTGCTCGTTGATATTCTCAATGAAAAGTGGGGATGGCACATTCCGCTGCAGGATATGTCGCCGCTAGCTATCGCCCTGCTTGCATTCACGATTAATTCAGCGGCTTATCAGTCAGAAGTGATACGCGGGGCGCTGAGCCATATCGAAATTGGCCAGATGGAGGCCGCGCAATCGATCGGTATGACAACGTCCCAGGCACTGATGCGGATTATCGCGCCGCAGGCATTCGTTACGGCACTTCCTAATTTGGGAAATATTTTCATTAATTTAATCAAAGGGACTTCGCTAGCCTTTGCGATCAAGGTGATTGAGGTCATGGCTCAAGCGAAAATTGTGGCGGGCGACGGTTATCGCTATTTGGAAATGTATTTTGATGCCTCTATTATTTATTGGGTTATCTGCTGGGGCTGTGAGCGGTTATTCCGCTGGCTGGAGACCCGGTATAGCCGTCATGAGAAACGAATAGCCGTATAA
- the upp gene encoding uracil phosphoribosyltransferase, protein MGKLFICDHPLIQHKLTYIRDENTKTKDFRELVDEVATLMVYEITRDLPLEHVQVKTPVTTADCRIISGRMLGLIPILRAGLGMVDGVLKLMPAAKVGHVGLYRDPDTLQPVEYYVKLPTDVLERELIVIDPMLATGGSANMAIEVLKRRGCTQMKLMCLIAAPEGIKAVQQEHPDVDIYVAAVDDYLNDHGYIVPGLGDAGDRLFGTK, encoded by the coding sequence ATGGGGAAGTTATTTATTTGTGATCATCCGCTTATTCAGCATAAGCTTACCTATATTCGGGATGAGAATACGAAGACGAAGGATTTTAGAGAACTGGTTGATGAAGTTGCTACTCTAATGGTTTATGAAATTACCAGAGACCTGCCGCTTGAGCATGTACAAGTGAAAACGCCTGTAACAACGGCAGATTGCCGAATTATTTCCGGAAGAATGCTGGGTTTAATTCCGATTCTCCGAGCTGGTCTAGGTATGGTTGATGGCGTATTGAAGCTAATGCCTGCTGCCAAAGTGGGTCATGTTGGCCTTTACCGTGATCCTGACACGCTTCAGCCTGTCGAGTATTATGTGAAGCTGCCTACGGATGTGCTGGAACGTGAGTTGATCGTCATTGATCCCATGCTGGCGACCGGCGGTTCGGCCAATATGGCTATTGAAGTGCTCAAGCGCAGAGGTTGTACGCAAATGAAGCTGATGTGCTTGATCGCCGCACCGGAAGGAATCAAGGCCGTTCAACAAGAGCATCCTGACGTGGATATCTATGTAGCAGCTGTTGATGACTATTTAAATGATCATGGCTATATCGTACCAGGGCTCGGAGACGCTGGGGATCGTCTGTTCGGCACGAAGTAA